In the genome of Chlamydia trachomatis A/HAR-13, one region contains:
- the folP gene encoding dihydropteroate synthase, with protein sequence MTSWNFVCLSLGSNLGNRHEHIRRAYASLKKAGIRNLKSSVILETKALLLEGAPKEWDLPYFNSVVIGETQLSPDELIEEIKMIESRFGQDASLKWGPRPIDIDVLFYGDEAFSYHSDKCTIPHPKVLERPFLLSMIASLCPYRRFRLEGSSCNGKTFAELAAIYPLTEEDALGSFGSATQIMGIVNITDNSISDTGLFLEARRAAAHAERLFAEGASIIDLGAQATNPRVKDLGSVEQEWERLEPVLRLLAERWGAAQQCPDVSIDTFRPEIIRRAVEVFPIRWINDVSGGSLEMAHLAKEFGLRLLINHSCSLPPRPDCVLSYEESPIEQMLRWGESQLEQFAQVGLDTSWQVVFDPGIGFGKTPVQSMLLMDGVKQFKRVLECPVLIGHSRKSCLSMLGRFNSNDRDWETIGCSVSLHDRGVDYLRVHQVEGNRRALAAAAWAGMFV encoded by the coding sequence ATGACTAGTTGGAATTTTGTTTGTTTAAGTTTGGGTTCCAATTTAGGTAACCGGCATGAGCATATAAGACGCGCTTATGCAAGTTTAAAGAAGGCTGGGATCCGAAATTTAAAAAGTTCTGTGATTTTAGAGACGAAGGCTTTGTTGTTAGAAGGGGCTCCGAAAGAATGGGATCTTCCTTATTTTAACTCTGTGGTTATTGGGGAAACGCAGCTATCTCCAGACGAGTTAATTGAAGAAATCAAGATGATAGAAAGTCGTTTTGGACAAGATGCTTCTTTGAAATGGGGGCCTCGACCGATTGATATTGATGTGCTTTTCTATGGAGACGAAGCTTTTTCTTATCATAGTGACAAATGTACAATCCCACATCCTAAGGTATTAGAAAGACCTTTTCTTCTTTCTATGATAGCTTCTTTATGTCCGTATCGTCGTTTCCGTTTGGAAGGATCTTCTTGTAATGGGAAAACGTTTGCAGAGCTTGCTGCTATTTATCCATTGACGGAGGAGGATGCGTTAGGCAGTTTCGGTTCTGCTACCCAAATTATGGGTATTGTTAATATTACGGATAACTCGATCTCCGATACAGGATTGTTTCTGGAGGCGAGAAGAGCCGCAGCCCATGCTGAGAGACTCTTTGCAGAAGGAGCTTCTATTATTGATTTAGGGGCGCAAGCAACCAATCCTCGTGTAAAAGATTTAGGAAGCGTAGAACAAGAGTGGGAGCGTCTAGAACCTGTTTTGCGTTTATTAGCGGAGCGGTGGGGGGCTGCTCAACAATGCCCTGATGTATCTATCGATACATTTCGTCCAGAGATTATTCGACGAGCTGTTGAAGTATTTCCGATTCGTTGGATCAATGATGTTTCTGGAGGCTCTTTGGAAATGGCTCATTTGGCGAAGGAGTTTGGGCTACGGCTATTAATAAATCATTCGTGTTCGCTGCCTCCAAGACCAGATTGTGTACTTTCTTATGAAGAATCTCCTATTGAGCAAATGTTGCGTTGGGGAGAGTCTCAGTTAGAACAATTTGCTCAAGTAGGTTTAGATACAAGTTGGCAAGTTGTTTTCGATCCAGGAATAGGATTTGGGAAGACTCCCGTTCAGTCGATGTTATTGATGGATGGAGTAAAGCAGTTTAAACGTGTTTTAGAGTGTCCTGTATTAATAGGCCATTCTAGAAAATCGTGTTTGAGTATGTTGGGCCGATTTAATAGTAACGATCGTGATTGGGAAACGATCGGCTGTTCTGTATCTCTTCATGATCGAGGAGTTGATTATCTACGCGTGCATCAGGTTGAAGGTAACAGACGTGCCTTAGCCGCTGCTGCTTGGGCTGGTATGTTTGTATGA
- the folB gene encoding dihydroneopterin aldolase, with product MLLYRLDIADFRVWVSIGVSEQERHYPQPVLVSLSLFFKEEPKACSTDKVSDSVCYAELVSLIEEVATNNPCALIERLAKVLLEKIEKALAGQVSRIDLRVSKERPPIPDLLSPVSFSISREVP from the coding sequence GTGTTGTTGTATCGTTTAGATATAGCGGATTTTCGCGTTTGGGTATCTATAGGAGTCTCAGAACAAGAACGGCATTATCCGCAGCCCGTTCTTGTTTCTTTATCTCTTTTTTTTAAAGAAGAGCCAAAGGCTTGTTCCACGGACAAAGTCTCTGATAGCGTGTGTTATGCAGAGCTTGTTTCTCTTATTGAAGAAGTTGCAACGAATAATCCTTGTGCTTTAATTGAACGTTTAGCTAAGGTTTTGCTGGAAAAAATAGAAAAGGCTTTGGCTGGACAAGTTTCTAGGATTGACTTGCGAGTAAGTAAAGAGCGTCCTCCGATCCCAGATCTACTCAGTCCTGTAAGTTTCAGCATAAGTAGAGAGGTGCCATGA
- a CDS encoding RNA polymerase sigma factor codes for MRMDTLDSQAAEAAQEEEIQRKLEELVTLAKDQGFITYEEINEILPPSFDTPEQIDQVLIFLAGMDVQVLNQADVERQKERKKEAKELEGLAKRSEGTPDDPVRMYLKEMGTVPLLTREEEVEISKRIEKAQVQIERIILRFRYSTKEAVSIAQYLINGKERFDKIVSEKEVEDKTHFLNLLPKLISLLKEEDAYLEERLLALKDPALSKPDQARLNDELEKCRIRTQAYLRCFHCRHNVTEDFGEVVFKAYDSFLQLEQQINDLKARAERNKFAAAKLAAARRKLHKREVAAGRTLEEFKKDVRMLQRWMDKSQEAKKEMVESNLRLVISIAKKYTNRGLSFLDLIQEGNMGLMKAVEKFEYRRGYKFSTYATWWIRQAVTRAIADQARTIRIPVHMIETINKVLRGAKKLMMETGKEPTPEELGEELGFTPDRVREIYKIAQHPISLQAEVGDGGESSFGDFLEDTAVESPAEATGYSMLKDKMKEVLKTLTDRERFVLIHRFGLLDGRPKTLEEVGSAFNVTRERIRQIEAKALRKMRHPIRSKQLRAFLDLLEEEKIGSGKIKSYKN; via the coding sequence ATGCGCATGGATACGCTAGATAGTCAAGCTGCCGAGGCAGCTCAAGAAGAAGAAATCCAAAGAAAGTTAGAAGAGTTAGTCACTCTTGCTAAGGATCAAGGGTTCATCACGTATGAAGAAATCAATGAAATTCTTCCTCCTTCTTTCGATACGCCAGAACAGATCGATCAAGTTTTAATTTTTCTGGCGGGAATGGATGTTCAAGTCCTGAACCAAGCAGATGTAGAGCGACAGAAAGAAAGAAAAAAGGAAGCAAAAGAGCTAGAAGGGTTAGCTAAGCGTTCTGAAGGAACGCCAGATGATCCTGTTCGTATGTATTTGAAAGAAATGGGAACCGTTCCTCTACTTACTAGAGAGGAAGAGGTGGAAATTTCTAAGAGAATAGAAAAAGCTCAAGTTCAAATAGAAAGAATTATTTTGCGCTTCCGCTATTCTACAAAGGAAGCTGTGTCGATCGCGCAGTATCTCATCAATGGTAAAGAACGATTTGATAAGATCGTTTCTGAAAAGGAAGTAGAAGATAAGACACACTTCCTTAATCTTCTGCCCAAACTCATCTCTTTATTGAAAGAAGAAGATGCATATTTGGAAGAGCGGCTTCTTGCTTTAAAAGATCCGGCGTTGTCCAAGCCAGATCAGGCAAGGTTGAATGACGAGCTGGAGAAATGCCGTATCCGTACACAAGCGTATTTGCGGTGTTTCCATTGTCGTCATAATGTGACGGAAGATTTCGGAGAGGTGGTTTTTAAGGCTTATGATTCATTCTTGCAGTTAGAACAGCAAATCAATGATTTGAAAGCGCGAGCTGAAAGAAATAAGTTTGCCGCAGCGAAACTTGCTGCAGCGCGGCGAAAGCTTCACAAGCGTGAGGTAGCGGCTGGACGCACTCTTGAAGAGTTTAAAAAAGATGTGCGGATGTTACAGCGTTGGATGGACAAGAGCCAGGAAGCCAAAAAAGAGATGGTGGAGTCCAACTTACGGTTGGTAATTTCTATCGCGAAAAAATATACCAACAGAGGGCTGTCTTTCTTGGATCTGATTCAAGAAGGTAATATGGGCTTGATGAAGGCTGTTGAGAAGTTTGAGTATCGTAGAGGATACAAGTTTTCAACTTATGCCACGTGGTGGATTCGTCAGGCTGTTACACGGGCTATTGCGGATCAAGCACGAACGATCCGCATTCCTGTTCACATGATAGAAACCATCAATAAAGTGCTTCGTGGAGCTAAAAAATTAATGATGGAAACAGGGAAAGAGCCTACTCCGGAAGAGCTCGGAGAGGAATTGGGCTTTACTCCAGATCGTGTTCGAGAAATCTATAAAATAGCTCAACACCCGATTTCTTTGCAAGCAGAGGTCGGAGATGGTGGGGAGAGCTCTTTTGGAGATTTCTTGGAAGATACTGCTGTTGAATCTCCAGCGGAGGCAACAGGGTATTCCATGTTAAAAGATAAAATGAAAGAAGTTTTGAAAACGCTTACGGACCGTGAGCGTTTTGTTTTGATTCATCGGTTTGGTCTTCTTGATGGTCGTCCCAAGACTTTGGAAGAGGTGGGTTCTGCATTCAATGTAACACGAGAGCGGATTCGCCAAATTGAAGCTAAAGCTTTACGAAAGATGCGTCATCCTATCCGTTCCAAACAGTTGCGAGCGTTCCTAGATCTATTGGAAGAAGAAAAAATTGGTTCGGGTAAGATTAAAAGTTATAAAAATTAG
- the rpsT gene encoding 30S ribosomal protein S20 has translation MAPRKPSKKVGPQKRPSAEKRVITSKKKQLRNQSFKSKVRTILKKFELAVQSGDVESISAGLRSVYSIADKAVKRGIFKKGKADRVKSRTSERACPAA, from the coding sequence ATGGCACCAAGAAAACCGAGCAAGAAAGTCGGACCTCAAAAACGCCCTTCTGCAGAGAAGAGAGTTATCACTTCTAAGAAAAAGCAATTGCGTAATCAAAGCTTCAAATCAAAAGTAAGAACTATATTGAAAAAATTTGAATTGGCAGTGCAATCGGGTGATGTGGAATCCATTTCGGCAGGGTTGCGTTCCGTTTACAGCATCGCAGATAAAGCTGTAAAACGAGGCATCTTTAAGAAAGGTAAAGCTGATCGAGTTAAATCCCGCACTTCTGAACGCGCTTGCCCCGCAGCTTAA
- a CDS encoding CT620/CT621 family type III secretion system effector, protein MSSYYLNFRPTTVSGEGLFKIKLANPGSDFKNQARPAIDMEELNSGLYVLRRLAVALEAGYLGVGSVVNPSNRIFPGGDWGVRRAAGGRTPAAGIISGSTIADIKQSTAKVLVTTITDSLNALIEDVPELPMTQVAGISSTLVLMATYQQKPSLDETDQKAIFGSAYIPADTSIKDVIKKEQEKELQEGKARITAQLTAQGASNQVIEKSLADYEKYYVNEYFDTHVKEALWKHRASIGENIQEMLDQCLVLGLDVPDSLTKENINDANAKLVLQAWMEAFNNAMEVEPALGGSKEVIDSVLKMIPFAKPDANLSAEDISSIYTQAALPSPEVMDYYLTRQDAGVCKGEVVKAFQQATQNLQSVRSNVEEQIKELEVKKTSFLQAQASLESMLEGVKRLSDNKDFTSVRLTSVMECYAGLMALSQIAGVLEDEGLTLITKYVNQFLQLNNANTDQTLAHVISYMVAYCEVAESTMASTISDENTVIQKVRNKWTELTKQKFFSSFNSTMPSEEELKKNYITNKNSVYQANFGNFVDNVITRNLNLSDAVTKAQSMLTEFQGKATEYLSKFQQEINELNRTYDTLDPAKASFNTSTGSTPSLRAQAVDSWIDSTSLGSAFIHLILNTQIPKQENFLNPLIQEVNFNNVAANAVNDLLSITNNFSTSSVYYNLSSYLVESKEGENLFCGDFFEFMGALAKEHEYIVRDINSCYRAEAFGEALLARVEALAQGHKVTDAQANSMRTQANLYLSFIRIIVEQLAVLDSLLRSLNYEVEKKDNNYDKDKYKITGPTDWISTLASLEGYAANGFDNASPSGGLGPMHTLVQTDQHDYLTQSQTQQLNLQNQMTNIQQEWTLVSTSMQVLNGILSHLAAEIYSN, encoded by the coding sequence ATGTCTTCTTACTATTTAAATTTTAGGCCAACTACTGTATCTGGAGAGGGTTTATTTAAGATTAAACTCGCCAATCCTGGCTCAGATTTTAAAAACCAAGCACGGCCAGCCATTGATATGGAGGAGTTAAACTCAGGACTTTATGTACTAAGACGTTTAGCTGTAGCTTTGGAAGCTGGATATTTGGGAGTTGGTTCTGTGGTCAATCCCTCTAACAGAATATTTCCTGGAGGAGACTGGGGGGTAAGAAGAGCCGCAGGAGGCAGAACTCCGGCAGCAGGTATTATTTCTGGTAGTACTATTGCAGATATTAAGCAAAGTACCGCTAAAGTATTAGTGACTACCATTACAGATAGTTTGAATGCTCTGATAGAAGACGTGCCAGAGTTACCTATGACTCAAGTAGCTGGTATATCGTCGACTTTAGTTTTAATGGCTACCTACCAGCAAAAACCCTCGCTTGATGAAACAGATCAGAAAGCTATTTTTGGTAGTGCATACATTCCTGCTGATACGTCCATTAAGGATGTCATTAAGAAAGAACAAGAAAAAGAGCTTCAAGAAGGTAAAGCTCGTATTACAGCTCAGTTAACAGCTCAAGGTGCTTCTAATCAGGTCATAGAGAAGTCTTTGGCTGATTATGAGAAGTATTATGTTAATGAGTACTTTGATACGCATGTGAAGGAAGCTTTGTGGAAGCATCGAGCAAGCATAGGAGAAAATATCCAGGAGATGCTGGACCAGTGTTTGGTTTTAGGCCTAGATGTTCCAGATTCTTTGACGAAAGAGAATATAAACGATGCTAACGCAAAGTTAGTGCTTCAAGCTTGGATGGAAGCTTTCAATAATGCTATGGAGGTTGAACCCGCTTTAGGTGGATCTAAAGAAGTCATTGATTCTGTGTTGAAAATGATTCCTTTTGCGAAGCCGGATGCTAATTTAAGCGCGGAGGATATTAGTAGTATTTACACACAAGCTGCCTTACCTTCTCCAGAGGTGATGGATTACTATCTGACTAGACAAGATGCAGGAGTTTGTAAGGGAGAGGTGGTTAAAGCCTTTCAGCAAGCAACGCAGAATCTCCAATCTGTACGTTCTAATGTAGAAGAGCAAATTAAAGAGTTAGAAGTTAAAAAGACATCCTTCTTACAAGCACAAGCGTCGTTAGAGAGTATGCTGGAAGGGGTAAAGCGTCTTAGCGACAATAAAGATTTTACTTCAGTGCGCTTAACCTCTGTTATGGAGTGTTATGCAGGACTCATGGCACTCTCGCAAATAGCTGGAGTTTTGGAGGACGAGGGACTCACTCTTATAACCAAATATGTGAATCAATTTTTACAACTCAATAACGCTAACACAGATCAAACGTTAGCACACGTTATATCCTACATGGTGGCCTATTGCGAGGTAGCTGAGAGCACAATGGCTAGTACGATTTCTGATGAGAATACAGTGATTCAAAAAGTTAGAAATAAATGGACAGAACTAACAAAACAAAAATTTTTTTCATCTTTTAATTCGACTATGCCTTCAGAAGAAGAATTGAAAAAAAATTATATTACAAATAAAAACAGTGTTTATCAAGCAAACTTTGGTAATTTTGTAGATAATGTAATTACGAGAAATTTAAATCTTTCGGATGCTGTTACTAAAGCACAGTCAATGTTGACAGAATTTCAAGGGAAAGCTACAGAATACCTGAGCAAATTCCAACAAGAGATAAATGAACTCAATCGGACTTACGACACATTAGATCCAGCTAAGGCTTCTTTTAATACTTCTACAGGGAGTACACCTTCTTTACGTGCACAGGCTGTAGATAGCTGGATCGACTCTACGAGTTTAGGTTCTGCTTTTATCCATCTCATTTTAAATACACAAATTCCTAAGCAGGAGAATTTCCTAAATCCTTTGATTCAAGAAGTGAACTTCAACAATGTCGCTGCTAACGCTGTTAACGACCTCCTATCCATTACTAATAACTTCTCTACCTCATCCGTTTACTACAATCTTTCTTCCTATCTTGTAGAAAGTAAGGAGGGAGAAAACTTATTTTGTGGGGATTTCTTTGAGTTCATGGGGGCTTTAGCTAAGGAACACGAATATATCGTTAGGGATATTAATAGCTGTTATCGCGCCGAGGCTTTTGGAGAAGCTTTACTAGCTAGAGTGGAAGCTTTAGCGCAAGGGCATAAAGTAACGGATGCACAAGCGAACAGCATGCGCACGCAAGCCAATCTGTATTTATCTTTTATTCGTATTATCGTGGAGCAGTTAGCAGTTTTAGACTCTCTGTTAAGAAGTCTTAATTATGAGGTTGAGAAGAAAGATAACAATTATGACAAGGATAAATATAAGATAACTGGACCTACAGATTGGATTTCGACATTGGCAAGTTTAGAAGGGTATGCAGCAAACGGATTTGATAATGCCAGTCCTTCAGGAGGATTGGGGCCCATGCATACGCTAGTACAAACGGATCAGCACGATTATCTAACACAGAGCCAAACGCAACAATTAAACTTGCAAAACCAAATGACGAACATTCAACAGGAATGGACGTTAGTTTCTACCTCTATGCAAGTTCTCAATGGGATTTTGTCTCATTTAGCAGCGGAAATTTACTCTAATTAA
- a CDS encoding CT620/CT621 family type III secretion system effector, with the protein MCSMNIFNKINSVSKDYTKIEELFLPTHKNKTFCMNQVMQFQKTEIERSAIQNVLSLLDLDNDVKGKYEQLVASLSSSAPTTTSQPSDESAVITYDPPSSNPLYNASKQAWVHNVLVGFLSVVNEAKTKATEIAGQQNPPQTDLKPLTDLFDSLTTLVDKANHRELSNEDLETFYLLPDQIFSAIQTFPFEGNQKVLFSNQLLDSFGEDSSVEQIFADIRIEGLQDTLNMVQSKLSATEFESFKELQMIIDTLREYVEPFNDEGFDTILQTSKDLSSAIINSSLSSNDKIELCRNIADLYRDQVLSIKNLDNVLNETIYINARNSSLFSNICSLVEFIMGSFAPIGLNETTIEVTNASIAGALQAVRAIDTRFHELTPKQKNLVNETVKKLDDFSGGNYIGAVWAYFTSATVISSKDSVTTDEVKQALTSQANTIVSDFSLAQTLKSTINKIVQENGKFKATVDGIERQYTIFGPPENDTSSNKATLNLILLNFGSIGFLPNITLAANNHAETSARAFFKFRALAQVESTKLDGTLQGSENFLQKINQLRTDLFSYQLLAQSYEIRSLPLPSAVASVLIDRYMPQEIDYLTQMKSDLYYSNFGSSVGNAMIEAIAQFVNGATYFNFASFAGQQPMTAMAQDTFPGSKETAETKLALEKQQAKLYLQYATQALKVVQEQMERVQNDKVITNEQRLRITDALKGYADNLNAISGSLVLLQVYLNPLSVGVRDGNQGGNDTGTDPKGTFHVFGGQDQWQARLEILEDALVSGLPSNIISGGLFPVQASVQSDQQAYADMGQNYQLEMQMHMTAMQQEWTVVATSLQILNQIYLGLTRKLAG; encoded by the coding sequence ATGTGTTCTATGAACATATTTAATAAAATTAACTCTGTTTCAAAAGATTACACAAAAATAGAAGAATTATTTCTTCCTACGCATAAGAATAAAACTTTCTGCATGAATCAAGTAATGCAGTTTCAAAAAACAGAAATAGAGCGTAGCGCTATTCAGAATGTTCTATCTCTTTTAGATTTAGATAATGATGTGAAAGGGAAATACGAACAGTTAGTTGCTTCCCTATCTTCTAGCGCTCCAACGACCACGTCTCAGCCTTCAGATGAATCAGCTGTAATCACATACGATCCACCCTCTTCTAATCCTCTGTATAACGCTTCGAAACAAGCCTGGGTACACAATGTATTGGTTGGCTTTCTCTCTGTCGTAAACGAAGCTAAAACAAAAGCTACGGAAATCGCTGGGCAACAAAATCCTCCACAAACAGACCTTAAGCCTCTGACAGATTTATTTGATTCGTTAACTACTCTAGTAGATAAGGCTAATCACAGAGAACTATCTAACGAAGACTTAGAGACATTTTATCTCCTTCCTGACCAGATCTTTTCTGCTATTCAAACTTTCCCATTTGAAGGAAATCAAAAAGTACTCTTTTCCAATCAATTATTGGATTCTTTCGGAGAAGATAGCTCTGTAGAACAGATATTTGCAGACATACGAATTGAAGGACTTCAAGATACCCTGAACATGGTCCAATCAAAACTGTCTGCTACAGAATTCGAATCCTTTAAAGAATTACAGATGATCATAGATACTCTCCGTGAGTATGTTGAACCGTTCAATGACGAAGGATTTGATACCATTTTACAGACGAGTAAAGATCTATCTTCTGCTATCATCAATTCTTCTCTCTCCAGCAACGATAAGATAGAACTCTGCCGTAATATTGCCGATCTTTACAGAGACCAAGTGTTATCTATCAAAAACTTAGATAATGTATTGAATGAGACCATTTATATAAACGCTCGCAACAGCTCTCTGTTCTCAAACATTTGCAGTCTCGTTGAATTCATCATGGGGAGTTTCGCTCCTATCGGACTAAATGAGACTACTATAGAGGTAACGAACGCATCAATTGCTGGAGCCCTGCAAGCAGTGCGCGCCATTGACACTCGTTTCCATGAACTAACTCCTAAACAGAAAAATCTCGTCAATGAAACGGTCAAGAAACTTGATGACTTCTCAGGAGGTAACTACATCGGTGCCGTTTGGGCTTACTTTACGTCTGCAACAGTCATCTCCTCTAAAGACTCTGTGACGACAGATGAAGTCAAACAAGCGTTAACCTCGCAAGCTAATACTATCGTCTCGGATTTTTCCTTAGCCCAAACGTTAAAATCTACGATTAATAAAATTGTACAAGAAAACGGGAAATTTAAAGCTACGGTTGATGGTATAGAGAGACAATATACTATTTTCGGCCCGCCTGAAAACGATACAAGTTCTAACAAAGCCACTCTTAACCTAATCCTTCTTAACTTTGGATCTATAGGATTCTTGCCCAACATTACTTTGGCAGCGAATAACCATGCAGAGACTTCCGCTAGAGCCTTTTTTAAATTTAGAGCTCTAGCACAGGTAGAAAGTACAAAACTAGATGGAACCTTACAAGGAAGTGAGAACTTCTTACAGAAGATAAATCAATTACGAACAGACCTTTTTTCCTACCAACTCCTTGCACAATCCTATGAAATTCGCTCTCTTCCCCTTCCTTCTGCAGTTGCTTCGGTCCTTATAGATCGCTACATGCCTCAAGAGATTGATTACTTAACACAGATGAAATCGGATCTGTATTACAGTAACTTCGGCTCTAGTGTTGGAAATGCTATGATTGAAGCTATTGCTCAATTCGTGAATGGAGCTACCTACTTCAATTTTGCGAGCTTTGCTGGACAACAACCTATGACAGCTATGGCTCAGGATACCTTCCCTGGCTCTAAAGAGACAGCTGAAACAAAACTCGCTTTAGAAAAACAACAAGCTAAACTCTACCTGCAATACGCTACTCAAGCTCTAAAGGTAGTCCAAGAACAGATGGAACGAGTCCAAAACGATAAGGTTATCACTAACGAACAGAGATTACGCATCACAGATGCTTTAAAAGGATACGCAGACAACCTCAACGCCATTAGCGGTTCTTTAGTCTTATTACAGGTATACCTGAATCCTCTCAGCGTGGGAGTTCGTGATGGCAACCAGGGAGGCAACGATACAGGAACAGACCCTAAAGGAACTTTCCACGTGTTCGGAGGACAAGATCAGTGGCAAGCACGTTTAGAAATTCTAGAAGATGCTCTTGTCTCAGGACTTCCTTCTAATATCATCAGCGGAGGACTGTTCCCCGTACAAGCAAGTGTGCAATCTGACCAACAAGCCTATGCAGATATGGGGCAGAACTACCAACTGGAAATGCAAATGCATATGACGGCCATGCAGCAAGAATGGACGGTAGTAGCCACATCTTTACAAATTCTTAACCAAATCTATCTTGGTTTAACAAGAAAACTGGCTGGTTAG